The DNA sequence TAGGCAAGTCGCGGTCATCAGCGTTGAGCCAAAACTGGTAGAACTCGTAAGGAGAGGTCATTTCGGGATCAAGCCAGATATTGCCCGCTTCACTTTTGCCAAACTTTGACCCATCTGCTTTTGTGAGCAATGGCGTTGTACAGGCGTAGGCTTTGGCATCGGTAAGATTCCGACGGATAAATTCTGTGCCAGAGGTAATATTCCCCCACTGGTCAGAGCCGCCCATCTGTACCCGACAGCCGTGGTCTTCGTAGAGGCGTTGGAAATCGTAAGCTTGTAGTAGCTGGTAGCTGAATTCGGTAAAAGAAAGCCCGGTTTCCAAGCGTTTTTTCACGGATTCTTTAGACATCATGTAGCTCACGGTGAGGGTTTTGCCCACTTCACGAAGAAACTTTAAGATGTTCATGTCCCGGTAGAAATCCAGGTTGTTAACCAAAACAGCGGCATTGGGCCCGTCAAAATCCAGGAGTTTTTCCATCTGTTTGGTCTGGTGGGCCAGGTTGTTATCCAGTTCGTCGTAAGACTTCAGCGTTCTTTCCTGATCTTTACCAGAGGGGTCACCAATACGACCGGTAGCGCCTCCCATAAGTACGATAGGTCGGTGCCCGGATTTCTGCCAAAAAGTAAGCAGCATGATCTGGACAAAGTTGCCAATGGTCATAGAAGGGGCCGTGGGATCAAAGCCAATATAACCAGCCGTAGGAGCAGCAGCGAGAAAATCATCTAATCCCGGAGTACTATCGTGCAGCATACCCCGCCATTGCAATTCGTTCAAAAAGTCCATCTTTCTTATTTTTTGCGCAATATTCAGGGCGCAAATATAGTATTTGTTCCGGGGTTAACAATTGCCTTTAGAACAGAGTTCCATTTCTTTCCTGTATATTCGCGCCAATATGAATTTCTCCTACTTCATAGCCCGTAAAGTAGCCACTGGTGGTGGCCAATCTTTCTCCCGGATGATCATCAGGATCGCGGTGATTGCCGTAGCGGTAAGTATGACCGTTATGGTGCTGGCATCCTCATTGATTGCGGGGTTCAAGGAGGAGATTGCGGAAAAGATTTTTGGCTTCTGGGGGCATATTCACATTACCCATCCCAACCAAAGTCGATCGATTACCGAAGTTTATCCCGTTGATCTTAATCAGCCTTTTTACCCAGGAATCACTTCCGTGGGACAGGTTGATTACCTTTCTTCTGAAAATTGGTTAGGAAAAAGCTTAAAGCGGGAAACCAAAACCAAAGGAGGAATTCGCCATATCCAGGCTTACGCACTTTATTCAGGTATCATTCGTGCCAATGATGAATTGGAAGGCATTATCCTGAAAGGCATCGGCCGTGATTTTGATTGGCAGTTTTTGGAAAAATACCTCAAAGAAGGCCAGCCACTTTCGATGCCCGACACAACGATGGGCAATGGCATCTTGATCTCACAGTACACCGCTGATCGCCTGCAACTCAAGGTGGGCGATAAATTCTCCGTTTTCTTCGTGTCAAGCCGATATGAACAATTAGAGCGGCGCTTCACCGTAGAGGGAATTTACCGAACGGGACTCGAAGAGTACGACCGGCAGTTTGCGCTGGTTGATATTCGTAAGATTCAACAAATTTTAGGCTGGACCGAAGAGCAAGTCACCGGGTTTGAAGTTTTTGTAGATGATATTGATGACCTCGACCCACTGACGGAATACATTTATTACGAGGAATTGCCAGACAGCCTCTACGCTGAAAATATTAGAGAAAAAATGCGGGCTATCTTCGAATGGCTCGACTTGCAAGATGTAAACGAATGGGTGATTATTGGCTTGATGCTGGTGGTTTCGATCATTAATATGGTTACAGCCTTGCTGATTTTGATCTTAGAGCGCACCAACATGATCGGCACGCTCAAATCGTTGGGTTCCAGCAATTGGTCAATCCGGCGCATCTTCCTCTACTACGCGGGTTACATCATATTGGTAGGTCTTTTCTGGGGCAACCTCATCGGTCTTGGGCTTTGTTATATTCAAGATACTTTTGGTCTCATCACCTTGGATGAAACCAACTATTACCTTTCCGTAGCACCCATCAAAATTCAGTGGGGAAGTGTATTGTTGCTCAACGTGGGAACCCTTGTCATCACCTTACTTTTCCTCATTCTACCCTCTTATCTTGTTTCCCGGATAGATCCGGTGAAGGCGATTCGGTTTAAGTAAGACTTATAGCAAAGTCGGAAGTGGGAAAGCGGAAGTCGGAAGTATAGCTGTTACCTAGTAGAGGAAAGAGGTCTAAGAAGGAATGGTTAAAACCATCCTTAAGTGAGCATGTGTATCTAGTTACTTCCGACTTCTCAATTCCGCCTTCCGACCTCCAACTCAATCCCTCAAAAAGTCCAATTCATCGTTCTGGTCCAATTGCACCATGATGGTGGGCATACCGGTGCTGGCTTCACGGGGGCGGTATTTTGCCACGTAATCGACGGATTCGATGATGTCGGAACGTATCCTGCCGAAATGATCAGGGTAGGGGCTGTCGTCAAAATGGGCAAAGGTAGTAGCTAATGGGCGTCCCACCATCCTGATCAAACCTCGGCAGTATTCATCGTGTACGACCCTGGCGGCCATTCGTCCGTCAGGCATTAGGCTGTTGGAGCGAATTTGTGGTCCAGCATCCGTGAGGATAGTAAGGGGGCGTCGATGGAAGGCGAGTAGAGTTTCGAGGCGCGGGTGAAGTAGGGGAGCGTGTTCCTTGAGCATTTTCAACGAAGAAAAGAGAATTTCAAAAGTCGTTTCTCCTTGCCCTTTTTTGATGCGTTTTAGTCTTTCAATTGCCACGGGATCATCCGCTAGGCAAGCGATACACCAGAGCGCATCAGTGGGCAGTAAAAGTAGTCCTTCATTTTCAAGCACGGCCGCCGCTCCTTCTAGATCGTAGCGTTGAATCATAAAACTGGCAGCTTGTTGAGTAGTTGTCATGAGCATATTACAATGTTGTTTTGTTGCTACCAGTGTATATACTGCCCTAATAACTGGGGGGCACACGGGTAGTGGGTATTCTGAGAAAGCATCTCAAAAAAACGTATCTGTGCAAGTACTTAGTTTGTAGGTAAAGCCTTTTTATTGGCAATACACCCAACCCTTGTACTTGCTGGAAAT is a window from the Lewinella sp. LCG006 genome containing:
- the tyrS gene encoding tyrosine--tRNA ligase translates to MDFLNELQWRGMLHDSTPGLDDFLAAAPTAGYIGFDPTAPSMTIGNFVQIMLLTFWQKSGHRPIVLMGGATGRIGDPSGKDQERTLKSYDELDNNLAHQTKQMEKLLDFDGPNAAVLVNNLDFYRDMNILKFLREVGKTLTVSYMMSKESVKKRLETGLSFTEFSYQLLQAYDFQRLYEDHGCRVQMGGSDQWGNITSGTEFIRRNLTDAKAYACTTPLLTKADGSKFGKSEAGNIWLDPEMTSPYEFYQFWLNADDRDLPKFMRYFTLKSQEEVEALEQEHGSNPRQLKALLAEELTVRVHSADDFKAVQKVSNLLFNNKAGADDLKSLDAASLKMVAREIPSFTISRDLIANGVSLIDLMAEHTTMVDSKSEARRTIKGNAVSINKEKVSSEDATVTSEHLLHGRFVMVENGKKNKFILMAE
- a CDS encoding ABC transporter permease, giving the protein MNFSYFIARKVATGGGQSFSRMIIRIAVIAVAVSMTVMVLASSLIAGFKEEIAEKIFGFWGHIHITHPNQSRSITEVYPVDLNQPFYPGITSVGQVDYLSSENWLGKSLKRETKTKGGIRHIQAYALYSGIIRANDELEGIILKGIGRDFDWQFLEKYLKEGQPLSMPDTTMGNGILISQYTADRLQLKVGDKFSVFFVSSRYEQLERRFTVEGIYRTGLEEYDRQFALVDIRKIQQILGWTEEQVTGFEVFVDDIDDLDPLTEYIYYEELPDSLYAENIREKMRAIFEWLDLQDVNEWVIIGLMLVVSIINMVTALLILILERTNMIGTLKSLGSSNWSIRRIFLYYAGYIILVGLFWGNLIGLGLCYIQDTFGLITLDETNYYLSVAPIKIQWGSVLLLNVGTLVITLLFLILPSYLVSRIDPVKAIRFK
- a CDS encoding L-threonylcarbamoyladenylate synthase translates to MLMTTTQQAASFMIQRYDLEGAAAVLENEGLLLLPTDALWCIACLADDPVAIERLKRIKKGQGETTFEILFSSLKMLKEHAPLLHPRLETLLAFHRRPLTILTDAGPQIRSNSLMPDGRMAARVVHDEYCRGLIRMVGRPLATTFAHFDDSPYPDHFGRIRSDIIESVDYVAKYRPREASTGMPTIMVQLDQNDELDFLRD